The following are from one region of the Arachis duranensis cultivar V14167 chromosome 10, aradu.V14167.gnm2.J7QH, whole genome shotgun sequence genome:
- the LOC107471152 gene encoding UDP-glycosyltransferase 83A1, with the protein MSVPTVLVLPLPAQGHVNPMMIFSQRLAENGCNIIFVNTEFIHKKVLSSMGNQEGGGVNGEWRIKLVSMPDGLGPDADRNNIRELFDSILNNMPAMLERVIEDLRLKDGVTVSCIVADFVMAWALEIARKIGIRGVLFNPASAAMLALQCSIPKLIEDGIIDSNGLATPQKRFQLSPSIPPMDTESIWWGKISDSKTEKMLFNIILESMKTLESTEWCLCNSTPDLEPGALSFVPKLLPIGPLLRTYGHDQGVSERSLGQFWEEDFSCLNWLDQQPHGSVIYVAFGSTTLFDEKQFKELALGLELTNRPFLWVLRKDSDCNNKVCFPNEFKGTQGKIIEWAPQEKVLSHPAIACFISHCGWNSTLEGLSNGVPFLCWPYFADQFFDKIYICDEWKVGLGFDLDENGMISRKEIKVKVDKLLSDENIKFKAREIKKKLMKDVDVGGRSSENLNKFINWLKE; encoded by the exons ATGAGTGTTCCAACTGTGCTAGTTTTACCATTACCAGCTCAAGGACATGTCAACCCAATGATGATCTTCTCGCAAAGATTGGCTGAAAATGGTTGCAATATCATCTTTGTCAACACTGAATTCATCCataagaaagtgctgagttccATGGGGAATCAAGAAGGCGGCGGTGTTAACGGAGAATGGCGGATAAAGTTGGTGTCAATGCCGGATGGGCTAGGACCTGATGCAGACAGAAATAATATCAGGGAACTATTTGATTCTATATTGAATAACATGCCTGCTATGCTTGAGAGGGTTATTGAAGATCTTAGATTGAAAGATGGTGTCACAGTAAGCTGCATAGTTGCTGATTTTGTTATGGCATGGGCGTTGGAAATTGCAAGAAAGATTGGAATCAGAGGAGTTCTGTTTAATCCTGCATCAGCAGCTATGTTAGCCTTGCAGTGCAGCATACCAAAGCTTATTGAGGATGGAATCATAGACTCTAATG GGTTAGCAACCCCACAAAAAAGATTTCAGCTATCACCAAGCATTCCTCCCATGGACACAGAATCTATATGGTGGGGAAAAATATCTGATTCTAAAACTGAGAAGATGTTATTCAACATTATTCTTGAATCCATGAAAACTCTAGAATCCACAGAGTGGTGCCTTTGTAACTCCACACCCGATCTTGAACCTGGAGCATTATCATTCGTACCAAAGCTATTACCAATTGGTCCATTATTAAGAACCTATGGCCAtgatcaaggtgtaagtgaaaGATCATTGGGACAATTCTGGGAAGaagatttttcttgtttgaattgGCTTGATCAACAACCTCATGGTTCTGTTATATATGTTGCATTCGGAAGTACCACTCTTTTTGATGAAAAACAATTCAAAGAACTCGCTCTCGGACTTGAACTTACTAATAGACCCTTTCTTTGGGTGTTACGAAAAGATTCAGATTGTAACAATAAAGTGTGTTTTCCTAACGAATTCAAGGGGACTCAAGGTAAGATAATTGAATGGGCTCCTCAAGAAAAGGTGCTATCCCACCCTGCCATTGCTTGCTTTATAAGTCATTGCGGTTGGAATTCGACTTTGGAGGGTTTGTCTAATGGAGTGCCTTTTTTGTGTTGGCCATATTTTGCTGACCAATTCTttgacaaaatatatatttgtgaTGAGTGGAAAGTTGGATTGGGATTTGATTTGGATGAGAATGGGATGATCTCACGCAAAGAGATAAAAGTCAAAGTTGATAAATTGCTTAGTGATGAGAACATAAAATTTAAGGCTCGTGAGATAAAGAAGAAGCTAATGAAGGACGTTGATGTTGGAGGAAGGTCTTCAGAAAACTTAAATAAGTTCATCAACTGGTTGAAGGAATAA
- the LOC107471113 gene encoding uncharacterized protein LOC107471113, with protein MTWAIELSQYDLQCEPRHAIKAQALADFLVEVMGDPTEETSIRWRLHVDGASNQTSGGAGIILESPAGVIYEQSIKFEFPVSNNQVEYEALLGSLILAREVGATRLEVCSDSQVVTSQVNGSYQARDSLLQKYLEKVKELSKQFEEVTIQHVPRERNTRADLLSKLASTKPGVGNRSLIQGMIKEPAVTLHLTKRDPSWMDPIADFLENGKLPANDKAAKALRRETAKYAIIQGQLFKKGLSQPLLKCLHPDQTDYVLREVHEGCCDHHIGGKALARKLIRAGYYWPSMMKDSKEFVRKCVKCQENANFHKAPATELSLLTSSRPFAQWGVDLLGPFPVGSRQVKYLIVAIDYYTKWIEAEPLASDNSIRYPEVVISDNGTQFTDKKFVEFLAGLKKRLDKKKGAWADELASVLLSYRTTEQLSTGETPFRLTYGVDAMIPVEVGELSPRLLLEGVEEAVEKDLVNEAREMTHLSEAAPKQRMTLRYMGKENWRLTGKDPTGSKRRLVCPTAD; from the exons ATGACTTGGGCCATCGAGCTGTCCCAGTATGACCTGCAGTGTGAGCCCAGGCATGCGATTAAGGCACAAGCATTGGCCGACTTCTTGGTAGAGGTAATGGGAGACCCGACCGAGGAAACAAGCATACGGTGGAGGCTCCACGTAGACGGGGCCTCAAACCAAACGTCCGGAGGTGCCGGGATCATCTTGGAAAGCCCTGCCGGGGTAATATATGAACAATCAATCAAGTTTGAGTTTCCGGTGTCAAACAACCAAGTGGAGTACGAGGCCCTCTTGGGAAGCTTAATCCTAGCTCGGGAAGTCGGGGCCACGAGGTTGGAAGTGTGCAGTGATTCACAGGTCGTTACCTCTCAAGTGaatggaagctaccaagccagagACTCACTGTTACAGAAGTACTTGGAGAAGGTCAAAGAGTTGAGCAAACAATTCGAGGAGGTCACGATCCAGCACGTTCCGAGGGAAAGGAACACACGGGCAGACCTCCTATCCAAGCTAGCAAGCACAAAACCAGGAGTCGGCAACCGGTCTCTCATTCAAGGCATGATAAAAGAACCAGCAGTCACCCTCCACCTGACAAAGAGAGACCCCTCCTGGATGGACCCAATCGCTGACTTCTTAGAAAATGGCAAACTCCCTGCTAACGACAAGGCGGCTAAAGCGTTGAGAAGGGAGACGGCCAAATATGCGATCATACAGGGTCAGCTGTTTAAAAAGGGACTCAGCCAACCCTTGTTGAAGTGCCTGCATCCCGACCAAACGGACTATGTACTCAGAGAGGTCCATGAAGGGTGCTGCGATCACCACATTGGGGGCAAAGCCCTAGCAAGAAAGCTCATCCGAGCTGGATATTACTGGCCATCAATGATGAAAGACTCCAAAGAATTCGTGAGGAAATGCGTCAAGTGCCAAGAGAACGCCAACTTTCACAAGGCGCCGGCAACCGAGCTAAGCCTATTGACGTCTTCCCGACCTTTCGCACAGTGGGGAGTCGACCTCTTGGGACCTTTCCCAGTTGGTTCGAGGCAAGTCAAATATCTCATAGTTGCTATCgactactacaccaaatggatagaggcTGAACCACTGGCTA GTGATAACTCGATTCGGTATCCAGAAGTCGTTATCTCTGATAACGGGACGCAGTTCACTGATAAGAAGTTCGTGGAGTTCCTCGCCG GCCTCAAGAAGCGGCTTGATAAGAAAAAGGGTGCATGGGCTGATGAACTCGCCTCAGTTCTCTTGTCTTACCGAACGACCGAGCAATTATCCACCGGAGAAACCCCTTTCCGCCTGACATACGGGGTGGATGCTATGATACCCGTGGAGGTCGGCGAGCTGAGCCCACGATTACTTCTAGAGGGAGTAGAGGAAGCTGTAGAGAAGGACCTAGTAAATGAGGCTAGAGAAATGACCCATTTGTCGGAAGCAGCACCGAAGCAAAGAATGACCCTGCGCTACATggggaaggaaaactggcggcTAACTGGGAAGGACCCTACAGGGTCAAAGAGGCGATTG GTTTGCCCAACTGCTGATTAA